The proteins below are encoded in one region of Bacteroidota bacterium:
- a CDS encoding hotdog fold thioesterase: MEWNESLAHRVVKKMMDSDWFSQWLEIEILELEAGRCKLACKVTHAMLNGFAIAHGGISYSLADSALAFASNSHGIKAMSIETTISHTRMMNEGDVLTATTEEKTCGKNTAIYHITVTNQDGKTCALFKGIVFRTGENWFND, translated from the coding sequence ATGGAATGGAATGAATCGCTCGCGCACCGAGTAGTGAAAAAGATGATGGATAGTGATTGGTTTAGTCAATGGTTAGAAATTGAAATATTGGAGCTGGAAGCAGGCCGTTGCAAACTTGCCTGTAAGGTAACACATGCTATGCTAAACGGATTTGCCATTGCTCATGGAGGCATTAGCTACAGCCTTGCAGATAGCGCATTGGCCTTTGCCAGCAACTCGCATGGCATTAAGGCCATGAGTATAGAAACTACCATTTCGCACACGCGAATGATGAATGAAGGGGATGTACTAACGGCCACTACCGAAGAAAAAACCTGCGGAAAAAATACTGCCATCTATCATATTACTGTTACAAATCAAGATGGTAAAACCTGTGCCTTGTTTAAAGGTATTGTATTCCGCACCGGAGAAAACTGGTTTAACGATTAA
- a CDS encoding 1-acyl-sn-glycerol-3-phosphate acyltransferase gives MIKNILLFPYRFYAIVIFFLLSSIMMLAFVIGFNLFPGERGERLVHKLTAVWAKLTFIVLFIRARIKNKNIIDTNRQYVFISNHRSLLDVPTWALSCGNFLKYLSKEELTKAPVFGYVIKRMYVTVQRSDRGDRYRSIEKMRNALRNGISIFLAPEGTRNKTKQTILEFKDGAFRLALLEQKPIAILALYNSDKLMHPSNPLSLQPGTIYGEWCAIMDTTGLTEDDLPKIKSEAYAIMEKSYNQMKAQHQ, from the coding sequence ATGATAAAGAATATACTTCTATTCCCCTATCGCTTTTATGCCATCGTAATTTTCTTTTTGCTTTCGAGCATCATGATGCTAGCGTTTGTTATCGGCTTCAATTTATTTCCTGGCGAACGTGGCGAGCGTCTGGTTCATAAACTAACTGCAGTATGGGCCAAACTTACCTTTATTGTTTTATTCATTCGAGCACGAATAAAAAACAAAAACATCATAGATACCAACCGTCAATATGTTTTTATAAGCAATCATCGTTCGTTGCTCGATGTTCCTACATGGGCATTAAGCTGTGGAAATTTTTTAAAGTACTTATCAAAAGAAGAACTTACCAAGGCTCCTGTATTTGGCTATGTAATTAAGCGCATGTATGTAACCGTTCAGCGCAGCGATAGAGGCGACCGGTACCGAAGCATCGAAAAAATGCGCAACGCCTTGCGCAATGGTATCAGCATTTTTCTGGCACCCGAAGGAACACGGAACAAAACGAAACAAACCATACTCGAATTTAAAGATGGGGCATTTAGGCTCGCACTGCTCGAACAAAAACCAATCGCTATACTTGCTTTGTATAATTCGGATAAATTAATGCACCCTTCTAACCCGCTGAGCTTGCAGCCCGGCACCATTTACGGAGAGTGGTGTGCCATAATGGATACAACAGGTTTAACAGAAGATGATTTACCAAAAATAAAATCCGAAGCTTACGCAATAATGGAAAAGAGCTACAACCAAATGAAGGCGCAGCATCAATAA
- a CDS encoding phosphoglycerate kinase: protein MKHSLDTYNFKGKRALVRVDFNVPLHKETLAVTDDTRIRAAIPTIKKILNDGGSVILMSHLGRPLKKLKEDGSVDVKKHTLKNVIAVTEELLGSKIQFANDCIGEDAKHAAANLQPGQVLLLENLRFYKQEEKGEETFAHDLASMGDVYVNDAFGTAHRAHASTAIVAKYFPNDKLFGYVMANELANADKVLNNANKPFTAIMGGAKVSDKILIIEQLMHRVDNLIIGGAMAYTFAKAQGGQIGKSLCEDDKLELALQIIEKAKQKKVNLLLPIDSINAESFSNDVTTSTSPINQISENLMGLDIGPKTIAKFTDAIANSKTILWNGPMGVFEFSNFEAGTKAIGDAVCKATANGAFSLIGGGDSAAAVNQFGMTSKVSYVSTGGGALLEYMEGKELPGVKMILQ from the coding sequence ATGAAACATTCTCTCGATACTTATAACTTTAAAGGTAAGCGTGCGCTTGTGCGTGTTGATTTCAATGTACCATTGCATAAAGAAACTTTGGCTGTAACCGATGATACACGCATACGTGCAGCCATACCAACCATAAAAAAAATATTGAATGACGGAGGCAGTGTAATCTTAATGAGCCACCTTGGCCGCCCATTAAAAAAGTTGAAAGAAGATGGAAGTGTAGATGTCAAAAAACATACCTTGAAAAATGTAATTGCTGTAACAGAAGAATTGCTTGGTAGTAAAATACAATTTGCAAACGATTGTATAGGCGAGGATGCAAAACATGCGGCTGCAAACTTGCAGCCGGGACAAGTGCTACTGTTAGAGAACCTTCGCTTTTATAAGCAAGAAGAAAAAGGTGAAGAAACCTTTGCGCATGATCTTGCCTCGATGGGCGATGTGTATGTGAATGATGCTTTTGGTACAGCACATCGTGCACATGCCAGCACTGCTATTGTTGCCAAATATTTTCCTAATGATAAATTGTTTGGCTATGTAATGGCAAACGAACTTGCCAATGCCGACAAGGTATTGAATAATGCAAACAAGCCTTTTACAGCCATTATGGGTGGTGCTAAGGTGAGTGATAAGATATTAATCATTGAGCAATTGATGCACCGTGTTGACAATCTTATTATAGGTGGAGCCATGGCTTATACTTTTGCAAAAGCACAAGGCGGACAAATTGGAAAATCACTTTGCGAGGATGATAAGCTGGAGTTGGCTTTGCAAATAATTGAAAAAGCCAAACAAAAAAAAGTAAACCTGCTCCTGCCAATTGATAGCATTAATGCCGAATCGTTTAGTAATGATGTTACCACGAGCACATCTCCTATCAATCAAATTAGCGAAAACTTAATGGGGCTGGACATCGGGCCAAAAACAATAGCTAAGTTTACAGATGCGATAGCAAATTCAAAAACCATCCTATGGAATGGACCAATGGGTGTATTTGAATTCTCGAATTTTGAAGCAGGCACCAAAGCTATTGGCGATGCGGTCTGCAAAGCTACTGCCAACGGTGCGTTCTCTCTTATTGGAGGTGGCGATAGTGCTGCGGCAGTAAATCAATTTGGAATGACTTCAAAAGTTAGCTATGTAAGTACTGGTGGAGGAGCACTTTTGGAATACATGGAAGGAAAAGAATTGCCCGGTGTAAAAATGATTTTACAATAG
- a CDS encoding PKD domain-containing protein — MCRDHVFMTWGRKNGDASNCVNWPPVCTYAGMDSLLRLRYMMMATNNNAVVTPVGAVWNYIRNTITSIDLYSPDESHPSLHGSYAAACSFYTTLLRKNPELITFNSQISLADADSIKHATRLVAYDSLPQWYVGAYDVQAGFSFSANTNASVSFTNTSLFANSYLWDFGDGDTSTLENPTHQYNATGTYTVTLTASFCKQQHTFSNQIGVINLNLNEAQPNSDLIIQQNGDQITIQASQVIGMVKMLSMVGATVWMTKSGNRKHQFNTGNLAMGIYLIEALVGDHIVQQKIILR; from the coding sequence ATGTGCCGAGACCATGTTTTTATGACCTGGGGACGCAAGAATGGGGACGCATCCAATTGCGTTAACTGGCCTCCGGTTTGCACGTATGCGGGCATGGATAGTTTGTTACGGTTACGGTATATGATGATGGCAACCAATAATAACGCTGTGGTGACTCCTGTAGGTGCAGTTTGGAATTATATTAGAAACACCATAACGTCCATCGATTTATATTCGCCTGACGAGAGCCATCCATCGCTGCATGGTTCGTATGCAGCGGCCTGTAGTTTTTATACCACCTTGCTAAGAAAGAATCCAGAGCTTATCACTTTTAATTCGCAAATTTCGCTTGCCGATGCTGATTCGATAAAGCATGCAACACGTCTTGTAGCTTACGACAGTTTGCCACAATGGTATGTAGGAGCGTATGATGTACAAGCCGGCTTTAGCTTTTCGGCTAATACCAATGCAAGTGTTTCTTTTACCAATACCAGCCTTTTTGCCAACAGTTATCTATGGGATTTTGGTGATGGCGATACATCCACGTTAGAAAATCCAACACATCAATACAATGCTACAGGAACGTATACGGTTACGTTAACAGCTTCATTTTGTAAGCAGCAGCATACTTTTTCAAATCAGATTGGGGTTATAAACCTAAACCTGAATGAAGCACAGCCAAACTCTGATTTGATTATTCAACAAAATGGAGATCAGATTACAATACAAGCAAGTCAGGTTATTGGTATGGTAAAAATGCTTTCAATGGTCGGAGCAACAGTTTGGATGACTAAATCAGGGAACAGGAAACATCAGTTTAATACCGGTAACTTGGCTATGGGAATTTATTTAATCGAAGCTTTGGTGGGTGACCACATCGTACAACAAAAAATTATTCTTAGATAA